The genomic stretch GCGCTTTCGACCGCAAAACCGTCGCCGCGGGCATCGAACGCCAGATGCTCGACGCCGTCGCCCTCTTCCGATGCCCATCGTATTTCACGCATCAGCACGTCTCCTTGTGAAACGGCGTGGCGAAGCTGTGGGTCCGCGTGCCGAACTCCTATCGTAGCGCGAACGTAGCGCGAAAGCTTTCGGTTCGCCGACGTTTTCCATGGCGACGCGCGGGTTTCGCGCCAATGCCGCGCCAATGTCGCAAATAGCCACTATCAACGCGCGGGAATGCCCGGCGCGGCGCCGGTGGCCTATGCTCGCGGTTCAAACCAAACCTGACCTGCCGCGTGTGTTTGTCTGCGCGCGTCGCGCTCGCTCATAGAAGTTAAGCCTCCCTTTAGTCATGCACGCCGCCGCTACCGAAGCACAACCCGCCGCCTTGCGCACGCTGTTGCGCAGTCTTGGCCAGATCGTGCTGCAATCGAACGCTTTCACCGGTGCGTGCCTGCTCGCCGCGTGGCTATTGTGCGATCCGCGCCTCGCGTGCGCGGCGCTGATGGGCGCGGTCGCGGCAAACGTCAGCGCTGTGCTGGCCGGCTATCGCGAGGACGACACGCGTGCCGGCCTGCATGGCTTTAACGGCGCGCTGGCCGGCCTCGCCGCTTTCAGCTTCGTCGCCGACAATGCGACCGCCGCCGCGGTGGCGATTTTCGCCGCAACCGGCACGGCATGGCTGCTGAAGCCGTGGTCGCGCCGGTTGCGCGCGCGTGGAGTCGGCGTTTTTTCGAGCCCCTGTCTGATCGTGACGTGGTTCTGGCTGCCGCTGGTCCATAGCAGCAATCAGCAAGCGAGCCTCGCCAACGCGCACACGCTCAGCGGCGCGCAATTGACCAGCGGCCTATTTGCCGGCTTCGCGCAGATCGGCTTTGCGTCCGGCGCGCTGCCGGGTTTGCTCGTGTTGCTCGGGATTGCGGCGGCGTCATGGCGGCACGCGCTGTGGGCGCTGGCCGGCGCGGCCCTCGCAAGCGCCGCGCACCTGCTGCTCGGCGCCAGCGCAAGCTCGTTCGATGCGGGCCTGTTAGGATTCAACGGCGCGCTGACCGCAATTGCGCTCGCCGATTGCTGCGTCGCGGCGACGCTCGGCGGTGTGGTACTTTCGGTCGCGCTGCAAATGGCTGCCGCTTTCCATGGATTGCCGGCCATGACTGCGCCATTCGTGCTTGCGACGTGGAGCGTGCAGTGGCTTACGCGACGCTTCACACGTAACGTGGCGGCGCCCGAGTCAGCGGAACGAGCCGAAGCAGCGCTGCCCGTCGCGCCACCGGCATCGGCCACACGCATA from Paraburkholderia sp. IMGN_8 encodes the following:
- a CDS encoding urea transporter, which produces MHAAATEAQPAALRTLLRSLGQIVLQSNAFTGACLLAAWLLCDPRLACAALMGAVAANVSAVLAGYREDDTRAGLHGFNGALAGLAAFSFVADNATAAAVAIFAATGTAWLLKPWSRRLRARGVGVFSSPCLIVTWFWLPLVHSSNQQASLANAHTLSGAQLTSGLFAGFAQIGFASGALPGLLVLLGIAAASWRHALWALAGAALASAAHLLLGASASSFDAGLLGFNGALTAIALADCCVAATLGGVVLSVALQMAAAFHGLPAMTAPFVLATWSVQWLTRRFTRNVAAPESAERAEAALPVAPPASATRIG